The following nucleotide sequence is from Candidatus Bipolaricaulis sibiricus.
GCTGATTGTCGGTAAGGAACACCGCTTCCTCCGGAGAAAGCCCGATCGCAAGACGGATCCCCTCGAGGAGGGCCTTGTACTCCGCGGCGTCGTTGGTCCCCCGCCCCACAAGCGCGGACCGCTGCTCCAGGACCTGGCCTTTGTCGTCGGTGATGATCACCCCGACCGCCGACTCCCCGGGGTTACCGCGCGACGTTCCGTCGACGTTCACGAAGATCTTGCGCACGATTCCTCCTCCCCCCACCGTCTTGCGCCGCGCCGGCCTGTGGGCCCGGCAGGGCTCGAACCTGCGACCCACCGGTTATGAGCCGGCTGCTCTACCCCTGAGCTACGGACCCGCCTGCCCATGGTAGTCCCCGCGCCTGCCGACGGCAACCCTATTCAGGGCTCGCTGGCCTGCGGTGACCACGGCGGCGGCGGTGATCCCGAACTCCCGCAGAAGGACGGGGCCAGGCGCGCTGGCCCCGAACGATGACAGCCCGACGATTTCTCCGTCCAGGCCAACGTAATGTTCCCACCCGATCCGGTGCGCGGCCTCGACTGCCACCCGCGCACGGACCTGGGGAGGGAGGACCTGGTCCCGGTAGTCACGCGGCTGGAGGTCGAACAACTCCCAGCTCGGGAGCGCGACGACCCTCACCGGGAGGCCGTCCCGGGCCAGCTGCTCCCCCGCGTCGAGCGCGATGTGGACCTCCGATCCGGTCGCGATGAGGATCAGATCAGGATCATTCCCCGGTGCGCTCTCCCACAGGATGTACCCCCCCCGGTGCAGGCCGTCAGGGGAGGCAACACGGGTCCGGTCGAGGACGGGGAGGTCCTGCCGCGTGAGGATGAGGGCCGTGGGGCCATCCCGCCGGCGGAGAGCAGCCCGCCATGCCTCCACGGTCTCGGCGGCATCGGCGGGACGGATCACGGTCAGGTTCGGAATCGCGCGCAGCGCGACCAGGTGTTCGACCGGCTGGTGGGTCGGGCCGTCCTCGCCAAGGGCAATCGAGTCATGGGTGAACACGAACACGACCGGCACGTGCATGAGGGCGGACATGCGGATCGAGGGGCGCATGTAATCCGAGAAGACGAGGAACGTGCCCACAAATGGCCGCACCCCACCGTGACGGGCCATTCCCACCGCAATCGCCCCCATCGCGTGCTCGCGGACCCCGAAGTGAACGTTCCGGCCGCCGTAGCTCCAGCCGCCGCCCACCTCGCCTTGTGGGTCCGCCGGTCCCGGCGGGTTCCCGAAGTCGCCCTCACCGCGAAGCCAGGTCAGGCACGACGGATTGAGGTCTGCCGACCCCCCCACAAGCTCGGGGACGTTTGGGGCGAGTCCTTGGAGGACGGCCTCGGAAGCCTTGCGGGTCGAGATGCCCTTTGCTCCTCCCGGGAACTGAGGCACGTCCCGGTCCCAGCCCCCCGGGAGATCGCCGCTCACCCGGCGCGCGAACTCACGGGCCAGCTCCGGGTGATCCACCGCATAGCGCGCCACGGCCTCAGTCCACCGCCGCTCGGCCTCCGCCCCGCGGGCCGCCGCCTCCTCAAACGGCCTCCGTGCCCCGTCCGGGACAGAGAACGGGGGCTCGTCGGGCCAGCCCAGCGCGTGCTTCGTTGCCCGCAGCTCCGCTTCCCCCAGCGGGGCACCGTGGACGTGAAACGTCCCGGCCTTCGTTGGCGCACCATAGCCGATCGTCGTCCGCACGCAGAGGAGGGACGGCTGGTCCGCTCTCTCCTTCGCCGCCGCGAGGGCGCGATCCACCGCCGACAGGTCGTTCCCGTCGTCGACCTCGACCACGTGCCACCCCTGCGCCGCAAACCGGTCCGGGACGTCTTCGCTGAACGCAAGATCGGTAGCGCCGGCGAGTGAGATCCCGTTCTGGTCGTAGAGGACGATCAGCTTCCCGAGGCGGAGGTGTCCGGCAAGGGCACACGCCTCCGCTGATATCCCCTCCATGAGGTCGCCATCGCTGGCCAAGACGTAGGTTCGATGGTCGACCACGAGATGGCCCGGCCGGTTGAACCGCGCCGCGAGGTGGGCTTCCGCCATGGCCATCCCGACAGCCATGGCCAACCCCTGGCCCAAAGGGCCGGTCGTGGCCTCGACCCCCGGCGTGAGGCCAGCCTCGGGGTGGCCGGGGGTGCGACTTCCCCACTGGCGGAACCGCTGCAGCTCGTCGAGGGATAGATCGTACCCCGCGAGGTGGAGGAGGGCGTACAGCAAGGCCGAGCCATGCCCAGCCGACAGGACGAACCGATCGCGATCCGGCCACGTGGGATCGCGTGGGTTGTGCTTGAGGTGACGCGTCCACAGCGTGCACGCCATCGGTGCTGCGCCGAGGGGGAGTCCGGGATGGCCGGACTTCGCCCGCTCCACCATCTCCACGGCAAGGATGCGCGCAGCGCTCACCGCTAGGCGTTCGTCATCGGTTCGGCTCACGGGCCCCTCCTCATCGTGGCAGGGATTATAGCCAGCGCGTCCGTCGCTCCGAACACGAAAGAACGTTGCGCCCACTCCTGCCCATCCCAAGCTGCTCGTGCTGCAAGGTACACCGGACGCGTCGACCACCGCGGGTCGCCAGGCGCTCCCCCGCATCGCGGCGTGGACATCGCGCACAGCAGGACCGTACCCGACGCGCCCCCTCCGGTCCGGGCGCTGCTCCGGGACTCCTCAGTGGCCGCCGCCGTGGGGACCGCGTACACCCCCCAACCGAGTTGGCATCTGGGGCAGGAACGGTCTATCCTCTCTCCGTGACGCACGACCGTTATGCGCTCGTCCCGATGTCCGACCTCTGGACGCCCGATGCCCAGTACTCGACGTGGTTGAAGGTCGAGCTCGCTGCTCTGGCCGCGTTGGAGAAGCACGGGGTGGTCCCCTCCGGCACTGCCGCTGCGGTCTCCGCGCGGGCGCGCGTCGACCCTGAGCGAATCCGGTTCTGGGAGGGGGAGGTTGGACACGACCTCGTGGCCTTCCTGTGGGCGGTGGAGGAGACGGCCGGACGGGAGGGCCGCTGGCTCCACTACGGGCTCACCTCGTCCGACGTGAAGGACACCGCGCTCGCCCTGACCCTTGTCCGGGCCCTTGACCTTGTGCGCACCCGAGCGACGCGCCTCGAGGCCACGCTGCGCAAGCTCGCGGTGCAACACCGCGACACCCCGGTTCTCGGCCGAACCCATGGCCAGGCTGCGGCGCCAACCACGTTCGGCCTCAAGGTACTGGCGTGGGCGGATGAGCTGGGCCGCGTGCTGGACCGCCTTGACCGAGCGCGCGACCGAATCGCAGTGGGCAAGCTCTCCGGAGCGGTGGGAACCCATGCCTTCTTCCCTCCCCAGGCCGAAGAGACGGCCCTCGCCTCGCTCGGGCTCCGGCCGTGCCCGGTCACGACCCAGGTGGTGTCCCGCGACCGCCACGCCGAGGTCGTGTTCGCCCTCGCCTCGGCCGCGTCGCTCGTGGAGAAGGTTGCCCTCGAGGTGCGGCTCCTGTCGCGGTCCGAGGTAGGGGAAGTTGCCGAGGGAACCCCGGAGGGGTCGTCGGCCATGCCCCACAAGCAGAACCCGATCCTGTCCGAGCGGCTGTGCGGTCTGGCGCGGGTCGTGCGGGCTGCAGTCAACCCGGCCCTGGAGGACAATGCTCTGTGGCACGAGCGGGACATGTCCCATTCATCGGTCGAACGGGTGCTCCTTCCCCAGTGCTTCACCCTTGTCGACTACATGCTGGCCCGGGCAGCGGATCTTGTGGACAGGCTCGTCGTCTTTCCGGATCGCATGAAGGAGCACCTCGTCGAAGCAGGCGGGCTTCCCTTCTCCGAGGGGCTCCTTCTCGCGCTCGTGCGGTCGGGATTGGGCCGGCGAGAGGCTCACGCCCTGGTCGCCCGTCTGGCATCCCAAGCTCGGGAGCGCAGAGCAGACCTCGCCCGCGTTGCTGGCGAAGACCCGGCCATCCGCGACCGGCTGAGCCGCGAGGAGCTGGAGGCTGTGTTCGACCTGAGCAACTCGCTTCGCGACGCCGGCGTGGCGTTCGACCGGGCATGGCCCCACGGGTATACTGGGTGAGGAGATCACGATGCCTGCGCCACACTGGGCCTGCCGACGCATCCTGCCCCCCCAAGGGCAGGAATAACGTACTCCAGCGCATTCCGGTAGTCAGCAACAGCAGAGCAGAGTATTGGGTTCGTGCTTGGGGAAGGAGGAAGGCGTGGGGTTCATGAAGCTTGAGGCAGATCCAGGGGCCCGCGAACGCGCGGTGCTCGCGTTCTGGGAGGAGAGCCAGGCGTTCGCGCGGTCACTCGACGCGCGCCGCAACGGGCCACGGTTTGTGTTCTATGAGGGGCCGCCGACAGCCAACGGGCGCCCCCACATCGGGCACCTCCTCGCCCGACTGCAGAAGGACCTCTTCCCCCGCTACCACACGATGCGGGGCCGCTATGTGGGCCGCAAGGCGGGTTGGGACTGCCACGGCCTGCCCGTGGAGCTCGAAGTGGAGAAGGCGTTGGGCATCACCACCAAGGCCGAGATCGAGCAGTACGGAGTCGAAGCGTTCGTCACCCGGTGCCGGGAGTCGGTGCAGACGTACATCCGCGCCTGGGAGGAGATGATCCGACGCCTCGGGTTCTGGATCGACCTCAGCAACCCCTATACGACGTACGCCGACGACTACGTGGAGACCCTGTGGTGGGAGCTCAAGGAGATCCACGCGCGGGGGCTCCTCTACCCTGGTCACAAGATCCTCCCCTATTGCCCCCGCTGCGGAACTTCGCTGTCCTCGCACGAGGTGGCCCAGGGTTACGCCCGGGTGGCGGACCCCTCGGTGTTCGTCCGAATGCCCCTGGCTGATGCGCCGAACGTGGCATTGCTGGTGTGGACGACAACCCCGTGGACGCTGCCCGCCAACGTTGCGGTCGCCATCCAGCCCGAGGCCCCGTACGCTGAGGTCGAGTACAACGGGGAGCGCCTCGTTCTTGCCGCGTCCCGGGTGTCGGCGGTGCTCGGCGACGACGCGCGGGTCCTCCGGCTCCTGCCGGGACACGAACTCGTGGGCAAGGCGTACGAACCTGTGTACCGGTTGGCGACGGGCGAGGCGGCGTACCGAGTGCAGCCGGCGGGCTTCGTGTCGCTGGACGAGGGGACGGGAATCGTCCACATCGCTCCTGCGTTTGGGGAAGAGGACTACTCGCTGGGCCGAGAGGCCAATCTACCCTTCCTCCAACCGGTGGACCGGGGAGGGCGGTTCACCGACGAGTTCAAGCTTGCAGCCGGCATGTTCGTGAAAGACGCAGACCCAACCATCCTCCGGGATCTTGCCGAGCGAGGGCGGCTGTTCCGCAGAGAGGACTACGAGCACGACTACCCGTTCTGTTGGCGGTGCGACACGCCGCTCCTGTACTACGCCCTCGACTCGTGGTTCATCGCCACCACGCAAGCCAAGGACGAGATCATCACGGCGAGCCAGACCGTGGCGTGGCACCCCCCGCACGTCGGGGAGAGCCGATTCGGGGACTTCCTCGCCTCGATGCGGGACTGGGCCCTGTCACGGGACCGATACTGGGGGACTCCCCTGCCAGTCTGGACGTGCACGGGGTGTGGCGCGGTGCGGGTTGTCGGGTCCCGCGCCGAGCTTGTGGAGTGGGCGGTCGACCCCGACCTCGCGCGCACGGTGGAACTCCATCGACCCTACGTGGACCGGGTCGAGCTCCGCTGTCGGTGCGGCCGCACCCTGCGCCGCGTGCCGTACGTGCTCGACACGTGGTTTGACTCCGGGTCGATGCACACCGCGCAGTGGCACTACCCGTTCGAGAACCAGGATCAGTTCACGGCGAACTATCCCGCGGACTTCATCAGCGAGGGGCTCGACCAAACGCGAGGTTGGTTCTACACGATGCTCGTCACGGGGGTCCTCCTGCACGGGTCAGCCCCGTACCGGAACGTCCTCGTCACCGGGATGGGACTCGATCGCGAGGGTCAGAAGATGAGCAAGTCACGGGGCAACGTGCTCGACCCGATGCCCCTCGTCGAGGCTCACGGCGCCGACGCGGTGCGGTGGTACCTCGCCTCCGAATCCGCCCCATGGAACGAGCGGCGCTACGATGAGAGCGGGGCCCAACAGGCCCGGTTCGGGTTCCTCGACACGGTGCGCAACTGCCATGACTTCTTCGTTCTCTACGCCGAGATCGACGGGTTCTCCGCGGACATGGCGGTCCGTCCGGTCGCGGAGCGTCCCCCGCTCGATCGGTGGCTCGTCTCCCGCGTGGCAACCACAGTCGAACGGGTCACAGCAGCACTCGATGGGTTCGACCCCCTCGCTGCAACCCGCGAGATCGGGGCCCTCGTCGATGACCTCTCCAACTGGTACATCCGTCTCTCCCGTCCCCGGTTCTGGGGCGGGGGGCTGACCCAAGACAAGATCGCGGCCTACGGAACCCTGTACGAGGCGCTGCGGACACTCGCCCTCCTTCTTGCCCCGTTCACCCCATTCCTCGCCGAAGCGCTGTGGATGTCGCTTCGGATGGACCACGACCCAGATTCGGTGCACCTTGCGGACTGGCCGACGGCACCGCAGCGCGATCCCGCCCTCGAGGCGCAGATGACCCGCGTGCGAAGCGTGGCCTCGCTCGCGCTCTCGGCGCGCAACCTGGCCAAGGTCAAGGTCCGCCAACCCCTGTCCACCCTCTACGTCCTCCACCGCGACGGAGACGAGAGTATCCCAGACGAGCTGTGGGCCCTGGTCCGTGACGAGGTGAACGTCAAGGCGGTTGTCCGGGCCGATACCTTCGATCCCTACCGCGTTCCCAGGCTATCTCCCGACTTCCGGCGGCTGGGCCCCGCTTACGGGGACCGGGCGCCCAAGATCGCCGCCGCCCTCAGCCACACCGACCCCCGCCGCGCCGCGGCCGACCTCGCAACCCGAGGTCGGATCGAGCTGAAGATCGACGGCGAGGTGCTCACGCTCGACTCCGACCTGGTCCGGGTGGAGTGGAAGGCGACCGAGGGGTACGCCGTGGCAGCGGGCCCGGATGGAGCCGTGGCCCTTGACCTCAAGCTCGACGAGGTGCTCAAGGCGGAGGGCGACCTGCGGGAACTCGTCCACCGCCTCCAGCTCGCCCGCAAGGAGGCGGGGTTTGCAGTCACGGACCGGATCGAACTCGGGTACGATGGACCGATCGGCGCGATCTTCCGTCGCTTCTCGGACCGTATCGGGGCCGAGGTCCTCGCCGTGGCCATCACCCAAGGGGAGCTACCCGGCGCTGAACACGAGGTGGATCTCGTGGTCCACGGTCGCAGCGGGACAGTCTGGCTCAAGCGGAGCAGGAGGTAGCGGTGTCGGCGATCGCCGTGATCGGCGCCCAATGGGGCGATGAAGCGAAGGGAAAGGTCGTTCACCACCTGTGCCGGAAGGCGCGGATGTGCGTCCGGTTCAACGGAGGAGCCAACGCGGGGCACACGGTGGAGGACGAGTGGGGCACAGCCCGCCTTCACCTCGTGCCGTCCGGGGCACTGCACCCCGAGTGCCAGGGGGTGATCGGCCACGGTGTAGCCCTTGACCCATGGGGTTTGGAACAGGAGCTCGCCGAGCTCCGTACGCAGGGACGCCCAGAGCCGGACCTCTACCTCTCGGATCGGGTTCACCTCGTCCTCCCCTACCACCGCACGCGGGAACTGGCGAGCGGAGATGCCGACCGGATTGGCACGACCCGCCGCGGAATCGGGCCCGCCTACGAGGACCGCGTTGCCCGGCGCGGCCTCCGACTGGCCGACCTCGACGACAGGCTGTTTGTCGAGGAGCACGTGCACCGGTCCGCCCGCGACGCGGCGTACACGGGCGATCTCGATCGGATCGTCGCCGATCTTCTTCGGTTCCGCGAGCGGTTCTCCTCCCGGATCGGCGACGCTCGGGAGTGGATCACCGCAGCCCTCGACCGCGGGGAGCCCGTGGTGTTTGAGGGTGCTCAGGGCACCCTCCTCGACCTCGACCTCGGCACGTACCCCTATGTGACCTCCTCCGTGACCACCGTTCACGGGATCTGCTGGGGAACGGGGGTCCGCGCTGAGCCAACCCGGATCATCGGCGTGACCAAGGCGTACACAACCCGGGTCGGTGAGGGGCCGTTCCCGAGCGAGGACACGGGCCCGGCCGGCGAGCGATTGCGCAACAGGGGGAAGGAGTACGGCGCGACCACCGGGCGGCCCCGGCGCTGCGGGTGGCTCGATCTCGTTGCCCTACGGTACGCCCACGAGGTGAACCGGTTCACCGGGCTTGCGCTGACCAAGCTCGACGTTCTCTCTGGGCTGGACGAGATCGCGGTCGCCGTCGGGTATCGGATCGGGGGACGGACCGTGGACCGATTCCCGGCCCGGGCAGCTGACCTCGCCCGTGCCGAACCCGTCTACGATCGCCTCCCGGGCTGGGATGCGGACATCGCTGGCGCTCAGGACTTCGCGGCACTCCCCCCCGCTGCCCAGCGGTTCGTGCGACGGATCGAAGACGAGGTAGGAGCCGCGGTGGAACTCATCGGCACAGGGCCGGGCGCCGCGGCGATCATCGAGCGGGAGGGCGGATGAGGATTGTCCGGTTCGGCCGTGGAACCTGGGGTGCCGTCGATGATGACAGGGTCTGGGTCACCCTTGGCCCAGGTGGACGTCGCACGGGACGGGCGTTCGCCCTCGACGCGGTCCGCCTGCTCCCGCCGGCGCGGCCAACGAAGATCGTGTGTGTGGGACGGAACTATCGGGAGCACATCCGCGAGATGGGACACCCTGACGAGGCTCCGGCCGAGCCGGGGTTGTTCCTCAAGGCCCCCAATGCCCTCGCTGCGCCCGGAGCGACGATTCCGTACCCTCCGTTCACCCGCTCGCTGTCCTACGAGGGCGAGCTCGCCGTCGTCATCGGAAAGTCGATGCGGTCGGTCCCCGAGCAGACCGCATTGGACCACGTCCTCGGCTACACGTGTGCCATCGACCTTACGGCCCGCGACCGTCAGAAGAGCGATCTGCAGTGGGTTCGAGCGAAGTCAGCCGACGGCTTCCTGCCGCTGGGGCCCTGGGTGGAGACCACCCTCGACCCCCAGCACGTGTCGCTCCGGACCCGTGTGAACGGGGAGCTTCGTCAGGATGGGCGCACAGAGGACATGATCTTCCCCGTGTCGCGGGTTCTTGCGTTTGCCAGCTCGTTCATGACGTTGGTTCCCGGAGACGTAGTCCTTACCGGTACCCCCGCTGGAGTGGGGGAACTCCACCCCGGAGACGAGGTCGAGGTCACCATCGAGGGGATTGGCGCTCTCCGCGTGCGCATCGGATGACGGAGTCCTCTCCGGTTGATGTCCGCAGCGCGGGCGCTTATGATCCCGGTCCAATACGAGGAGGAAGGGATGCAGAAGACCTACATGGCCAAGAAGGGCGACGCGGGGGTCACGTTCCGCCGCGAGTGGCTTGTCGTGGACGCCACCGACCAGCCGCTCGGACGGCTCGCCTCCAAACTGGCGACGATCCTTCAAGGCAAGCACAAGCCAACCTACACCCCGTTCTTTGACGTAGGCGACTACGTGATCGTGATCAACGCCGACCGGGTACGTCTCACGGGCAAGAAGTGGGACCAGAAAATGTACTATCGCCATTCCGGGTACGTGGGGCACCTCACCGCGACCCCCTACCGGGAGGTCCAGAAGCGCCATCCAGAGATTCCGATCCGGATCGCGGTCCGAAGGATGCTCCCCAAGAACGAGCTCGGAAGGCGCATGCTGCGCAAGCTCAAGATCTACCCGGGCTCCGAGCACCCGCACGCTGCGCAGGCTCCGTCGCCGCTCTCGCTGTAGACACCACGCGCCCTTCTCCGAGGTGACCTAGGTCCCTTCGTCCCCAGACAAACCAGGGGCGGGGGGTCCTCCTCTTTCCTCCGGCTCCGCCTCAGCCTCGGGTAGCCTCTCCCTCCGAAGACCATGATCAGGACGAAGGTGGGGGGTGATCCCAGTTACAGACACAGCCAGGATTTGCCGCTAGACTGGCAGAGGTCCACAAGGTAAGGAGGTTGACAATGCTGAGGAAGACCAGCCTATGGTTCTTGGTTTCCCTGGTGGTCGCTGTGCCTTTGAGTGCGCAGGGCTACTTCCAGGTGACCCAGGGAGCGGTGAAGGCCGCGATCCCCCCCATCGCAGGGGCGAGGACGGCCGCGGAGTTCTACGCCTACGACAGTGGTCAGTCCCGCAGCAACATGGACGACCGGTTCCCCGAGACCGGCAACCTGGTGATGTTCCTGTATCGCGAGCCGTCCACGCTGAATCTCTACCTGATGTTCATCGTGAACAAGGCCAACACCGGAACGGGGGGCAGCCTGAGGTTGACGATCCAGGACTTCCCCGCGGGCGCAGATTGGGTCGTGAAGGATGACGACGGGTTCCCCCTGTTCGCGATCTTCCTTCCGGAGCTCAACGACGAGTACGTGCGCACGAACAGCGAGTACCAGGTCCTCTGGACCTGGGTTGCCAACAACACGGACGGCGGTGTGTTCGGCCCGTTGGGCGACGAGTTCAAGATCACGGTCACGCCGGGTGCCATGAGCGGGGTTCAGCGGATCGTGTTCAAGTCGGGGAACATCAACGCACCGACCCGGCTCGAGCTCAACACGACCGACCCGATCGTGATCCAGGGGATGAAGAACCAGCCGCCGATAGCGAACCTGGTCGTGTCGCCGGCCGCCCCCCGCGCGCGCCAGCAGGTGAAGTTTGACGCGTCTGGGAGCCGAGATCCCGACGGCACGATCGTGCGCTACCGCTGGGACTTCAACGGCGACGGAGTCGTCGACCTCGAGAGCACCGAGCCTGTCGTCCAGTACGCCTACCTCGCGGGAGGATCCTACACCGTGCGGCTGACGGTGGTGGACAACGTTGGCATGGAGGGCACGTTCACCCTGCCGTTGTACGTGTCGCCGGTGACCGTCACCGCAGTCCGGTCGATCTCGACCACAACCGCCCTTCCCGGCTACACATTCCGGGTCCAGGTGAGGATCCACACTGATCAGGACCTGGCCGGAGCCGGTCTGGACGAGAACCCGCCAGTGGGATGGGAGATCACCCCGGTGGCCAACGGAGGAGCGATCTTCAAGCGCGCCGAGGTGCAGTGGGTGTTCCTCGAGCCGATCAAGGCGGGCACCGAGCGGGTGATCATCTACGATGTGACGGTCCCGCGCGTCGAGTTGCTCGCGTCGATCCGTCTCCCTCAGCAGTTCTGCATCACGGGTACATTCCAGGCCAAGGCGCCTGACTTTGAGTTCGAGGTCGCTGGCGAGTCGTGCTTCCTCGTCAACGACTGCTTGTCGATCCTCGAGGCCGTCGCTCACCTCGTCCCCGCCAGCATGCCAGGGGAAGAGGACCGAATCGACCTCCGGCTGTCGGAGGCGATCACGATGGAACAGCTCGAGCGCGCCACCGAGCTGTGGCGGACCGATCGACCCGTGGTGAAGACCTGTGGCGAACGGATCAGCCTGTCCATGCTGAAGCTCATCGCTGCCTACGCCATCAGCTGCACCGCGATCGATCAGCCGCTACCCACGATGCCTCCGGCAAACCTCCAGGCACGGCGGTGGATCATCACCCCCATCCCCTGCGAGGGCGTCGTCATTGGCTTCTACGACTCCGCGGGCAACGTGGTCGGCAACAGGTTCACAGTGAAGGTCGAGATCACCACCGACCGCGATGTCTACGGCGTGGGCCTTGACGAGGACCTCCCGATCGGCTGGCGGGTGACCCCGATCCAGAACGACGGCTTCGTCTACAAGCCAGGTGTGGATCAGTGGGCGTTCACTGGAGTGCTCAAGGCTGGGCAGACGAAGACGATCATCTATCAGGTCGAAGTTCCGCCCACGGTAACGGTCGAGACGACACCGCCAGACCCGTGCAAGATCCTCTCCACGGCGCTCATCGCCGGGCGTGCCGACAGCGGCCATCCCTGCATTGAGGTCGAGGTCACGGGGGCCAACCGCGTGGATCTGACGGACTGCCTCAACGTGATCGTGGCCATCTCGCGGTGGGATGTCGCTCGGGACACCATCGATCTCTCGCTCTCCGACAAGATCACGTTCCCACAGGTGCAACGCGCGATCGCGTTCTGGCTCGAGGGGACGAAGGTCCCGCGGACCTGCGCTCCAGGGGTCGTGGACTACGAGACGATGAAGATGATCATCGCCCTCTGGATCACGGGCACCCCGATTTGTGAAGCGCTGCCCGGTCGAGCACCGGGAATCTGCGACCGCTGATCTGAAAGCGCTGGTTCTTCCTCACCATGAGGGTGGCGGGGGCCGGAAGACGGCCCCCGCCTGCCCGCCGAAGGAGGCGATGATGCGAACGCTCGTCCTAGCTACATGTTCCGGCGTACTGGCAGGAGTTCTGGGTCTCGCGCAGACCATGGCCCTCGTCCCGTCCACCGCGATCCCCAATCCCGGGACCGAGATCTCGTTCCAGGTGACAGGTGCCCCGGCTGGGGCGCAGTTTCGCTGGGACTTCAACGGAGACGGGCGCCCCGATGCGACAACGAACCAGCCGTGGGCCAGCTGGACAGTCCCCGCGGGGTACTGGGAGGTCACGGTGGAGGTCGTTCAGAACGCGCGAGTCCTGTCGCGACTCAGCGCGGCCGTAGCCGCCAATGCCCAACTGGGCGCGTTCCGCGTCGCGCGCTGGAACGCAGGCGCCCTCGAGGTGACCGTGACCCTCTTCGCCAAGCAGTCCCTCGTTGCGCCAGCCCTCACCGAGACCGTCCCCCCGGGCTGGGCAGCGGTCGTGGTGGACGATGGCGGGGCGGTGTACCGGCGGGGCGATGTGCTC
It contains:
- a CDS encoding Transketolase, encoding MSRTDDERLAVSAARILAVEMVERAKSGHPGLPLGAAPMACTLWTRHLKHNPRDPTWPDRDRFVLSAGHGSALLYALLHLAGYDLSLDELQRFRQWGSRTPGHPEAGLTPGVEATTGPLGQGLAMAVGMAMAEAHLAARFNRPGHLVVDHRTYVLASDGDLMEGISAEACALAGHLRLGKLIVLYDQNGISLAGATDLAFSEDVPDRFAAQGWHVVEVDDGNDLSAVDRALAAAKERADQPSLLCVRTTIGYGAPTKAGTFHVHGAPLGEAELRATKHALGWPDEPPFSVPDGARRPFEEAAARGAEAERRWTEAVARYAVDHPELAREFARRVSGDLPGGWDRDVPQFPGGAKGISTRKASEAVLQGLAPNVPELVGGSADLNPSCLTWLRGEGDFGNPPGPADPQGEVGGGWSYGGRNVHFGVREHAMGAIAVGMARHGGVRPFVGTFLVFSDYMRPSIRMSALMHVPVVFVFTHDSIALGEDGPTHQPVEHLVALRAIPNLTVIRPADAAETVEAWRAALRRRDGPTALILTRQDLPVLDRTRVASPDGLHRGGYILWESAPGNDPDLILIATGSEVHIALDAGEQLARDGLPVRVVALPSWELFDLQPRDYRDQVLPPQVRARVAVEAAHRIGWEHYVGLDGEIVGLSSFGASAPGPVLLREFGITAAAVVTAGQRALNRVAVGRRGDYHGQAGP
- a CDS encoding Adenylosuccinate lyase, which encodes MTHDRYALVPMSDLWTPDAQYSTWLKVELAALAALEKHGVVPSGTAAAVSARARVDPERIRFWEGEVGHDLVAFLWAVEETAGREGRWLHYGLTSSDVKDTALALTLVRALDLVRTRATRLEATLRKLAVQHRDTPVLGRTHGQAAAPTTFGLKVLAWADELGRVLDRLDRARDRIAVGKLSGAVGTHAFFPPQAEETALASLGLRPCPVTTQVVSRDRHAEVVFALASAASLVEKVALEVRLLSRSEVGEVAEGTPEGSSAMPHKQNPILSERLCGLARVVRAAVNPALEDNALWHERDMSHSSVERVLLPQCFTLVDYMLARAADLVDRLVVFPDRMKEHLVEAGGLPFSEGLLLALVRSGLGRREAHALVARLASQARERRADLARVAGEDPAIRDRLSREELEAVFDLSNSLRDAGVAFDRAWPHGYTG
- a CDS encoding Isoleucyl-tRNA synthetase: MGFMKLEADPGARERAVLAFWEESQAFARSLDARRNGPRFVFYEGPPTANGRPHIGHLLARLQKDLFPRYHTMRGRYVGRKAGWDCHGLPVELEVEKALGITTKAEIEQYGVEAFVTRCRESVQTYIRAWEEMIRRLGFWIDLSNPYTTYADDYVETLWWELKEIHARGLLYPGHKILPYCPRCGTSLSSHEVAQGYARVADPSVFVRMPLADAPNVALLVWTTTPWTLPANVAVAIQPEAPYAEVEYNGERLVLAASRVSAVLGDDARVLRLLPGHELVGKAYEPVYRLATGEAAYRVQPAGFVSLDEGTGIVHIAPAFGEEDYSLGREANLPFLQPVDRGGRFTDEFKLAAGMFVKDADPTILRDLAERGRLFRREDYEHDYPFCWRCDTPLLYYALDSWFIATTQAKDEIITASQTVAWHPPHVGESRFGDFLASMRDWALSRDRYWGTPLPVWTCTGCGAVRVVGSRAELVEWAVDPDLARTVELHRPYVDRVELRCRCGRTLRRVPYVLDTWFDSGSMHTAQWHYPFENQDQFTANYPADFISEGLDQTRGWFYTMLVTGVLLHGSAPYRNVLVTGMGLDREGQKMSKSRGNVLDPMPLVEAHGADAVRWYLASESAPWNERRYDESGAQQARFGFLDTVRNCHDFFVLYAEIDGFSADMAVRPVAERPPLDRWLVSRVATTVERVTAALDGFDPLAATREIGALVDDLSNWYIRLSRPRFWGGGLTQDKIAAYGTLYEALRTLALLLAPFTPFLAEALWMSLRMDHDPDSVHLADWPTAPQRDPALEAQMTRVRSVASLALSARNLAKVKVRQPLSTLYVLHRDGDESIPDELWALVRDEVNVKAVVRADTFDPYRVPRLSPDFRRLGPAYGDRAPKIAAALSHTDPRRAAADLATRGRIELKIDGEVLTLDSDLVRVEWKATEGYAVAAGPDGAVALDLKLDEVLKAEGDLRELVHRLQLARKEAGFAVTDRIELGYDGPIGAIFRRFSDRIGAEVLAVAITQGELPGAEHEVDLVVHGRSGTVWLKRSRR
- a CDS encoding Adenylosuccinate synthetase; this encodes MSAIAVIGAQWGDEAKGKVVHHLCRKARMCVRFNGGANAGHTVEDEWGTARLHLVPSGALHPECQGVIGHGVALDPWGLEQELAELRTQGRPEPDLYLSDRVHLVLPYHRTRELASGDADRIGTTRRGIGPAYEDRVARRGLRLADLDDRLFVEEHVHRSARDAAYTGDLDRIVADLLRFRERFSSRIGDAREWITAALDRGEPVVFEGAQGTLLDLDLGTYPYVTSSVTTVHGICWGTGVRAEPTRIIGVTKAYTTRVGEGPFPSEDTGPAGERLRNRGKEYGATTGRPRRCGWLDLVALRYAHEVNRFTGLALTKLDVLSGLDEIAVAVGYRIGGRTVDRFPARAADLARAEPVYDRLPGWDADIAGAQDFAALPPAAQRFVRRIEDEVGAAVELIGTGPGAAAIIEREGG
- a CDS encoding 5-carboxymethyl-2-hydroxymuconate delta-isomerase, giving the protein MRIVRFGRGTWGAVDDDRVWVTLGPGGRRTGRAFALDAVRLLPPARPTKIVCVGRNYREHIREMGHPDEAPAEPGLFLKAPNALAAPGATIPYPPFTRSLSYEGELAVVIGKSMRSVPEQTALDHVLGYTCAIDLTARDRQKSDLQWVRAKSADGFLPLGPWVETTLDPQHVSLRTRVNGELRQDGRTEDMIFPVSRVLAFASSFMTLVPGDVVLTGTPAGVGELHPGDEVEVTIEGIGALRVRIG
- a CDS encoding LSU ribosomal protein L13p (L13Ae), whose translation is MSAARALMIPVQYEEEGMQKTYMAKKGDAGVTFRREWLVVDATDQPLGRLASKLATILQGKHKPTYTPFFDVGDYVIVINADRVRLTGKKWDQKMYYRHSGYVGHLTATPYREVQKRHPEIPIRIAVRRMLPKNELGRRMLRKLKIYPGSEHPHAAQAPSPLSL